From the genome of Nicotiana sylvestris chromosome 2, ASM39365v2, whole genome shotgun sequence, one region includes:
- the LOC104226459 gene encoding protein DETOXIFICATION 2-like, translated as MEEQLLENGENNRWIITREWDTYYEELKKLTRIAAPMVAVSVLQYLLQVVSVMMVGHLDQIISLSTVAIATSITNVTGFSLLSGLVGGLETLCGQAYGAQEWQKVGTYTYSAVISLLLVCLPISIMWLFMDKLLILMGQDPVISVEASKYSMWLIPALFGGAILRPIFRYLQIQSLILPMLLSAFVVLCLHISLCYLFIFKLGVGKSGAAIAFSFSIWTFVALLVSYIKRSSSCERTRTPLNKDAFLAIRKFFRYATPSALMVCLKWWSLEVLILLSGLLPNPKLETSVLSICLTISALHFSIPFGLGAGASTRVSNELGSGNPQKALVAVRVAMSLAVAETVVVSTVTFLCRGVLGKAYSNDQQVVDYVAAITPFLCLSIVTDSLQAVISGIARGSGWQIIGAYVNLGAFYLVGIPVAVILCFLIHLRAKGLWIGLLVGSAIQAATLSFILGFIDWQKQAIKAKKRISERISSEENE; from the exons ATGGAAGAACAGTTGCTGGAAAATGGAGAGAACAACAGATGGATAATAACAAGGGAATGGGATACTTATTATGAAGAACTGAAGAAGTTGACTCGTATAGCAGCACCAATGGTGGCAGTTTCTGTATTGCAGTATCTGTTGCAAGTTGTATCGGTGATGATGGTGGGACATCTTGACCAGATCATTTCCCTGTCAACTGTTGCTATTGCTACTTCTATAACCAATGTTACCGGTTTCTCTCTTCTT TCAGGGTTGGTTGGAGGCTTGGAGACTCTGTGTGGGCAAGCTTACGGAGCACAAGAATGGCAAAAAGTCGGTACTTATACTTACAGTGCAGTAATATCTTTACTTCTTGTGTGCCTACCAATCAGTATCATGTGGCTTTTCATGGACAAGCTGCTTATTTTAATGGGACAAGACCCTGTAATTTCAGTTGAAGCTTCAAAGTACTCTATGTGGCTTATCCCTGCACTCTTTGGTGGTGCAATTCTTAGGCCCATATTCAGATATTTGCAGATTCAGAGTTTGATTCTCCCAATGCTCCTCAGTGCCTTTGTGGTTTTATGTCTCCACATATCTCTGTGCTATCTTTTCATATTTAAGTTGGGAGTAGGAAAATCAGGTGCAGCTATAGCCTTTAGTTTTTCTATCTGGACTTTTGTAGCATTGCTTGTGTCTTACATCAAACGATCGAGCTCTTGTGAGAGGACTCGAACTCCTCTGAATAAAGATGCTTTCCTTGCTATTCGGAAATTCTTCCGCTATGCAACTCCATCTGCTTTAATGGTTTG CCTCAAATGGTGGTCACTTGAGGTGCTTATTTTGCTATCTGGCCTTTTACCAAATCCAAAACTTGAAACTTCAGTACTATCAATATG CTTAACGATATCAGCATTGCATTTTTCTATACCATTTGGATTGGGAGCTGGCGCGAG CACGAGGGTGTCGAATGAATTGGGATCTGGGAATCCTCAGAAGGCTCTAGTGGCAGTTAGAGTTGCAATGTCTCTTGCAGTTGCAGAGACAGTAGTGGTGAGCACAGTAACATTCTTGTGCCGCGGAGTTCTGGGTAAAGCCTATAGCAATGATCAGCAAGTGGTGGATTATGTTGCTGCAATTACCCCTTTCCTCTGTCTATCAATCGTCACAGATAGCTTACAAGCAGTCATCTCTG GAATAGCAAGGGGAAGTGGATGGCAGATTATTGGGGCATACGTGAATCTTGGAGCATTCTATTTGGTTGGAATCCCAGTTGCTGTCATATTGTGTTTTCTTATACATTTGAGAGCAAAAGGCCTTTGGATTGGACTTTTGGTTGGTTCTGCAATACAAGCAGCTACTCTTTCCTTCATACTAGGTTTCATTGATTGGCAAAAGCAG GCGATAAAGGCTAAGAAGAGGATATCAGAAAGGATATCATCAGAAGAGAATGAATAG